One Halomonas sp. THAF5a genomic region harbors:
- a CDS encoding chloride channel protein, which yields MRPLFAAASAGRSPLAVVRFLGLVLLGAVIGAIAALLAEGFVAAVLWLNDRLLVSPRSRMMFDHPGLLGAITVAVPALGGLAVGLMHRAIPEGRPHTPADAIAAVQTRRGRLPARAGGLSALGALGSLGARLLRLGRSEDNVTIACGVAAAIATAFNAPLAGIVFAHEVVLRHYALRAFAPVAAAALVGHVIAANLLQRGALFHVAESVVPRPWEFVAFLAIGGLGALVAGAYMGTLLGVGRLAQRLPLAAPLRPALAGALLGLAALWVPDILGMGQETLRFATIAGAFGGGELLAVLVLKIAATGLCLGMGFGGGVFSPALVIGTLFGALCAGGVGALGGATQETFVFYAVCGMVAVTAPVIGAPLTTLLIVFELTGSYALTTAALASVTLASPIAAQLFGRSLFDIQLAARGLDLSAGRGRAVLRATPVLEYLSREGVTLSPQTPVAEAITALGRARHGEGYLVDEAGRYQGCVSLADLEAARETLPDETDTAPQVEEVAPLARPVLAPDATLWDAMAALEEVTGEALPVVDAEGVFLGVIFEASIARAYLARGDELRREEHGTG from the coding sequence ATGAGACCGCTTTTCGCCGCCGCCTCCGCCGGCCGCTCGCCGCTGGCCGTCGTCCGCTTCCTGGGGCTGGTGCTGCTGGGCGCCGTGATCGGCGCCATTGCCGCCCTCCTCGCCGAGGGCTTCGTCGCCGCGGTGCTGTGGCTAAACGACCGGCTGCTGGTCTCGCCGCGCAGCCGAATGATGTTCGACCACCCCGGCCTGCTGGGCGCCATCACCGTGGCGGTGCCGGCCCTCGGCGGCCTGGCGGTCGGCCTGATGCATCGCGCCATCCCCGAGGGGCGTCCGCACACCCCGGCCGACGCGATCGCCGCCGTGCAGACCCGCCGCGGCCGCCTGCCGGCACGGGCCGGCGGCCTCTCGGCACTCGGCGCCCTGGGCTCGCTGGGTGCCCGGCTGCTGCGCCTGGGTCGCTCCGAGGACAACGTCACCATCGCCTGCGGGGTGGCCGCCGCCATCGCCACCGCCTTCAATGCGCCCCTGGCCGGCATCGTCTTCGCCCACGAGGTGGTCCTGCGCCACTACGCCCTGCGCGCCTTCGCCCCGGTGGCCGCGGCGGCCCTGGTCGGCCACGTCATCGCCGCCAACCTGCTCCAGCGCGGCGCGCTCTTCCACGTCGCCGAGTCCGTCGTGCCGCGCCCCTGGGAGTTCGTCGCCTTCCTCGCCATCGGCGGCCTCGGCGCCCTGGTCGCCGGGGCCTACATGGGCACCCTGCTCGGCGTGGGCCGCCTGGCGCAGCGCCTGCCACTCGCCGCGCCGCTGCGCCCGGCACTGGCCGGCGCCCTGCTCGGCCTCGCCGCCCTCTGGGTCCCCGATATCCTCGGCATGGGCCAGGAGACCCTGCGCTTCGCCACCATCGCCGGCGCCTTCGGCGGCGGCGAGCTGCTGGCGGTCCTGGTGCTCAAGATCGCCGCCACCGGGCTCTGCCTGGGCATGGGCTTCGGCGGCGGCGTGTTCAGCCCGGCGCTGGTCATCGGCACCCTGTTCGGCGCGCTCTGCGCCGGCGGCGTCGGCGCGCTCGGCGGAGCGACCCAGGAGACCTTCGTCTTCTACGCCGTCTGCGGCATGGTGGCGGTCACCGCGCCGGTGATCGGTGCTCCCCTGACCACCCTGCTGATCGTCTTCGAGCTGACCGGCAGCTACGCGCTGACCACCGCAGCGCTGGCGAGCGTGACCCTCGCGAGCCCCATCGCCGCCCAGCTCTTCGGCCGCTCACTGTTCGATATCCAGCTCGCCGCGCGCGGCCTGGACCTCTCCGCCGGACGCGGCCGCGCCGTGCTGCGCGCGACCCCGGTGCTGGAGTACCTCTCCCGGGAGGGTGTGACCCTGAGCCCGCAGACGCCGGTGGCCGAGGCGATCACCGCGCTGGGCCGGGCCCGCCACGGCGAGGGCTACCTGGTCGACGAGGCGGGCCGCTACCAAGGCTGCGTCAGCCTGGCCGACCTGGAGGCGGCGCGCGAGACCCTGCCGGATGAAACCGACACAGCACCGCAAGTGGAGGAAGTCGCCCCGCTGGCAAGGCCCGTGCTGGCCCCCGACGCCACCCTCTGGGACGCCATGGCGGCGCTGGAGGAGGTCACCGGCGAGGCCCTGCCGGTGGTCGACGCCGAGGGGGTCTTCCTGGGCGTGATCTTCGAGGCGAGCATCGCCCGCGCCTACCTGGCCCGCGGCGACGAGCTGAGACGGGAGGAGCATGGGACGGGATAA
- a CDS encoding extracellular solute-binding protein encodes MGRDNRRPHRAARRLGLRLGLSLWLALALVAAPLAAEEEALVVLSWGGAYERAQRAALFAPYTAATGRQVSVQQYDGGIQALRRAVAAGEVPWDLIDMTRSEAMAACDEGLLAPLAPEWLAPAPDGTPAEEDFLPGALGRCALTHSLFATVIAYRTDAFPGRRPTRIADLFDQQRFPGPRALQDTPAVNLEWALLSYRVPREELYRLLSTRRGLDLAWARLDGLDEIRWWRAGDAPPRLLAEGEVVMASGYNGRFFEAMIQGDAPIEILWDGQVQEHETWAIPRGAPHPEAARDFLRFATATERLVELARRIPYGPARRSAAGRVTTHPESGVDMRLHIPTHPLNAERAVTKDETWYARTRPRIQALFDAWREAREARRGPAANTVTPSDPNE; translated from the coding sequence ATGGGACGGGATAACCGCAGGCCACATCGCGCGGCGCGCCGGCTGGGGTTGAGACTGGGGTTGAGCCTGTGGCTGGCGCTGGCCCTGGTCGCCGCGCCCCTGGCGGCCGAGGAGGAGGCCCTGGTCGTGCTGAGCTGGGGCGGGGCCTACGAGCGCGCCCAGCGGGCGGCGCTGTTCGCGCCCTACACCGCCGCCACCGGACGTCAGGTGAGCGTGCAGCAGTACGACGGAGGCATCCAGGCGCTCCGGCGCGCGGTGGCCGCGGGCGAGGTGCCCTGGGATCTGATCGACATGACCCGCAGCGAGGCGATGGCCGCCTGCGACGAGGGGCTCCTCGCGCCGCTCGCGCCCGAGTGGCTCGCCCCGGCACCGGACGGCACCCCGGCCGAGGAGGACTTCCTGCCGGGCGCCCTCGGGCGCTGCGCCCTCACCCACAGCCTCTTCGCCACCGTGATCGCCTACCGCACCGACGCCTTCCCGGGCCGGCGCCCGACGCGGATCGCCGACCTCTTCGACCAGCAGCGCTTTCCCGGCCCCCGCGCCCTGCAGGACACCCCGGCGGTCAACCTGGAGTGGGCGCTGCTCTCCTATCGGGTGCCCCGGGAGGAGCTCTACCGGCTTCTCAGCACGCGCCGCGGGCTGGACCTGGCCTGGGCACGCCTGGACGGCCTCGACGAGATCCGCTGGTGGCGAGCCGGCGACGCCCCGCCGCGCCTGCTGGCCGAGGGCGAGGTCGTGATGGCCTCGGGCTACAACGGCCGCTTCTTCGAGGCCATGATCCAGGGCGACGCGCCCATCGAGATCCTCTGGGACGGCCAGGTCCAGGAGCACGAGACCTGGGCGATCCCCCGCGGCGCGCCCCACCCCGAGGCGGCGCGCGACTTCCTGCGCTTCGCCACCGCCACCGAACGCCTCGTCGAGCTGGCCCGGCGCATCCCCTACGGCCCGGCCCGGCGCTCCGCGGCGGGGCGGGTCACCACCCACCCCGAGAGCGGCGTGGACATGCGCCTGCACATCCCGACCCACCCGCTGAACGCCGAGCGGGCGGTGACCAAGGACGAGACCTGGTACGCCCGCACCCGCCCGCGCATCCAGGCGCTCTTCGACGCCTGGCGCGAGGCGCGCGAGGCGCGGCGAGGGCCGGCCGCGAACACCGTGACGCCCTCCGACCCGAACGAATGA
- a CDS encoding methyltransferase — protein sequence MSPSPAPSLSHAERFARLTARLADAQSLWRQLPFQHRDSPWGEAWSGLDAALLALSDDEAARLQDAPFTDSPLADWLPVAELEALSALPELAGDGPALPAAWAAHVGGRKWSQIEAFLPRVAVEPGERLVEWCAGKGHLARALSRRDAIEVTALEWQAALCRDGQHLADRQGAAVRMAEQDVLAPEAGRWLSPGTHVAALHACGDLHARLIELAAAKGSAVTLAPCCYQRTAAADYRPLSQQGRERAAALGFTLTREELAMAVQETVTAPRHVRRRREQAGAWRLGFDLLQREVRGVDAYLPVPSLAYGRLPADFAAFCRWAAEQKGLALPAGIDWAAFEAAGARRRAAVVRRELVRHLFRRPLEVWLVLDRALRLEEAGFAVELGTFCPRALTPRNLLLRASRRRRPGSGGGLSPCP from the coding sequence ATGTCCCCATCTCCTGCCCCTTCCCTGTCCCATGCCGAGCGCTTCGCGCGGCTGACCGCGCGGCTCGCCGACGCTCAGTCGCTGTGGCGCCAGCTGCCGTTCCAGCATCGCGACTCGCCCTGGGGCGAGGCGTGGTCGGGCCTTGACGCGGCCCTGCTGGCGCTCTCCGACGACGAGGCGGCGCGCCTGCAGGACGCCCCCTTCACCGACTCGCCGCTTGCCGACTGGCTGCCGGTGGCCGAGCTCGAGGCGCTTTCGGCGCTGCCCGAGCTTGCCGGCGACGGCCCCGCGCTGCCGGCGGCCTGGGCGGCCCACGTCGGCGGGCGCAAGTGGTCGCAGATCGAGGCCTTCCTGCCCCGGGTGGCGGTCGAGCCCGGCGAGCGGCTGGTGGAGTGGTGCGCCGGCAAGGGCCACCTGGCCCGGGCGCTCTCCCGCCGCGACGCCATCGAGGTGACGGCGCTGGAGTGGCAGGCGGCGCTCTGCCGGGACGGACAGCACCTGGCCGACCGACAGGGGGCGGCGGTGCGCATGGCCGAGCAGGACGTGCTGGCCCCCGAGGCGGGGCGCTGGCTCTCGCCCGGGACGCATGTGGCGGCGCTCCACGCCTGCGGCGACCTGCACGCCCGGCTGATCGAGCTCGCCGCCGCCAAAGGCAGCGCCGTGACCCTGGCGCCGTGCTGCTACCAGCGCACCGCCGCGGCCGACTACCGGCCCCTGTCGCAGCAGGGGCGGGAGCGGGCCGCGGCCCTGGGCTTCACGCTGACCCGCGAGGAGCTCGCCATGGCGGTGCAGGAGACGGTGACCGCGCCGCGCCACGTGCGCCGGCGCCGCGAGCAGGCCGGCGCCTGGCGGCTCGGCTTCGACCTGCTGCAGCGCGAGGTGCGCGGTGTCGACGCCTACCTGCCGGTGCCGAGCCTCGCCTACGGCCGGCTGCCGGCGGACTTCGCGGCCTTCTGCCGCTGGGCGGCCGAGCAGAAGGGGCTGGCGCTGCCGGCGGGCATCGACTGGGCGGCCTTCGAGGCCGCCGGGGCGCGGCGTCGGGCCGCGGTGGTGCGCCGGGAGCTGGTGCGTCACCTGTTCCGCCGCCCCTTGGAGGTGTGGCTGGTGCTGGATCGCGCCCTGCGCCTCGAGGAGGCGGGCTTCGCGGTGGAGCTCGGCACCTTCTGCCCCCGCGCGCTGACCCCGCGCAACCTGCTGCTGCGCGCCTCCCGCCGCCGGCGGCCCGGCAGCGGCGGTGGATTGAGCCCATGCCCGTGA
- a CDS encoding SDR family NAD(P)-dependent oxidoreductase: MSASSDTSPNSVLVTGASSGIGQAAALALAERGWRVFATARRDEDLARLNEAGVTAVYLDLDDSASIAACVETVLTATGGRLEALFNNAAYGQPGAVEDLSREVLRAQLETNLLGTHELTCRVLPAMRRQGGGRIVQNSSVLGLAALPYRGAYVCSKFALEGLTDTLRLELHGSGIHVSLIEPGPITSRFRETAYRAFQAHIDTAASAHADTYRAVEARLAGDDGGGRFTLGPEAVVEKLVHALESPRPRARYYVTVPTHLFGTLRRLLGTRLLDWLLLRSTRDERRL; encoded by the coding sequence ATGTCCGCCTCTTCCGACACCTCCCCGAACAGCGTGCTGGTCACCGGCGCCTCCAGCGGCATCGGCCAGGCCGCCGCCCTGGCCCTGGCCGAGCGCGGCTGGCGGGTGTTCGCCACCGCGCGCCGCGACGAGGACCTGGCGCGGCTTAACGAGGCGGGCGTGACGGCGGTCTATCTCGACCTCGACGACAGCGCGTCGATCGCCGCCTGCGTCGAGACGGTGCTGACCGCGACCGGCGGGCGCCTCGAGGCGCTCTTCAACAACGCCGCCTACGGCCAGCCCGGCGCGGTGGAGGATCTCTCCCGCGAGGTGCTGCGCGCTCAGCTGGAGACCAACCTGCTCGGCACCCACGAGCTCACCTGCCGGGTGCTGCCGGCGATGCGCCGCCAGGGCGGCGGGCGCATCGTGCAGAACAGCTCGGTGCTGGGGCTCGCCGCCCTGCCCTACCGCGGCGCCTACGTCTGCTCCAAGTTCGCCCTGGAGGGGCTCACCGACACCCTGCGCCTGGAGCTTCACGGCAGCGGCATCCACGTCAGCCTGATCGAGCCGGGCCCGATCACCAGCCGCTTTCGCGAGACCGCCTACCGCGCCTTCCAGGCGCATATCGACACCGCGGCCAGCGCCCACGCCGACACCTACCGCGCCGTGGAGGCGCGACTGGCCGGCGACGACGGCGGCGGGCGCTTCACCCTGGGGCCCGAGGCGGTGGTCGAGAAGCTGGTGCACGCCCTGGAGAGCCCGCGCCCCCGGGCGCGCTACTACGTGACCGTGCCGACCCACCTGTTCGGCACCCTGCGGCGGCTGCTCGGCACCCGGCTGCTCGATTGGCTGCTGCTGCGCTCCACCCGGGACGAGCGCCGGCTCTAG
- a CDS encoding DUF523 and DUF1722 domain-containing protein, protein MTEQSASRERIPVGISACLTGEQVRYNGGHKRSRYCLEVLQERFAFEPFCPELAAGLGVPREPIRLVGLHDETPRVLGTQDPSLDVTERLEEVSQAFVDGHRHLRGFILMKGSPSCGLERVKVYHPNGMPSHSDSGAFVRALRRHFPELPLEEEARLNDAVLRENFITRVYAFDDWKRQVEAAPSFHALLQFHSRQKYLLMAHHVETYRELGRYLAEASKRPLDEAMAHYLQRFMAALGRPATRKGHTNALLHVLGYLKQAVDGEARQDLLAAIEDYRQGHVHLVVPIRLLTHYVKRHGSDYIRAQTYLDPHPHELGLRNTI, encoded by the coding sequence ATGACGGAGCAGTCGGCGAGCAGGGAACGGATTCCGGTCGGCATCAGCGCCTGCCTGACGGGCGAGCAGGTGCGCTACAACGGCGGGCACAAGCGCTCCCGCTACTGCCTGGAGGTGCTCCAGGAGCGCTTCGCCTTCGAGCCCTTCTGCCCCGAGCTTGCCGCCGGGCTGGGCGTGCCCCGCGAGCCCATCCGCCTGGTCGGCCTGCACGACGAGACGCCCCGGGTGCTGGGCACCCAGGACCCGAGCCTCGACGTCACCGAGCGCCTGGAGGAGGTCAGCCAGGCGTTCGTCGACGGCCACCGCCACCTGCGCGGCTTCATCCTGATGAAGGGCTCGCCGAGCTGCGGGCTCGAGCGGGTCAAGGTCTACCATCCCAACGGCATGCCCAGCCACTCGGACTCGGGCGCCTTCGTGCGCGCCCTGCGCCGCCACTTCCCGGAGCTGCCGCTGGAGGAGGAGGCGCGGCTGAACGATGCCGTGCTGCGCGAGAACTTCATCACCCGGGTCTACGCCTTCGACGACTGGAAGCGCCAGGTGGAGGCCGCGCCGAGCTTCCACGCCCTGCTGCAGTTCCACAGCCGGCAGAAGTACCTGCTGATGGCCCACCACGTGGAGACCTATCGCGAGCTGGGCCGCTACCTGGCCGAGGCCAGCAAGCGTCCCCTCGACGAGGCCATGGCCCACTACTTGCAGCGCTTCATGGCGGCGCTGGGCCGGCCGGCGACCCGCAAGGGGCACACCAACGCCCTGCTCCACGTGCTGGGCTACCTCAAGCAGGCCGTCGACGGGGAGGCCCGCCAGGACCTGCTGGCGGCCATCGAGGACTACCGCCAGGGCCATGTGCACCTGGTGGTGCCAATCCGCCTGCTCACCCACTACGTGAAGCGCCACGGCTCGGACTACATCCGCGCCCAGACCTACCTCGACCCGCACCCCCACGAGCTGGGTCTGCGCAACACCATCTGA
- a CDS encoding GFA family protein — MRLDGSCHCGAVRFRVDSPHPYPYQRCYCSICRKTAGGGGYAINLGARADTLEVDGAEHRRIYHAVIDGEESDAERHFCGRCGSALWVFDPGWPALVHPFASAIDSELPVPPERVHLLLDSKAGWVEVEARDNDRCFAAYPEESLAEWHRRLGLERES, encoded by the coding sequence ATGCGGCTAGACGGTTCCTGCCATTGCGGCGCGGTGCGGTTTCGCGTCGACTCCCCGCACCCCTATCCCTACCAGCGCTGCTACTGCTCGATCTGTCGCAAGACGGCCGGCGGGGGCGGCTATGCCATCAACCTCGGCGCGCGCGCCGACACCCTCGAGGTCGACGGTGCCGAACACCGGCGGATCTACCATGCCGTGATCGACGGCGAGGAAAGCGACGCCGAGCGGCACTTCTGTGGCCGCTGCGGCAGCGCGCTATGGGTCTTCGACCCGGGCTGGCCGGCGCTGGTGCATCCCTTCGCCTCGGCGATCGACAGCGAGCTGCCGGTCCCGCCCGAGCGGGTCCACCTGCTGCTCGACAGCAAGGCCGGCTGGGTGGAGGTCGAGGCCCGCGACAATGACCGCTGCTTCGCCGCCTATCCCGAGGAGAGCCTGGCCGAATGGCACCGTCGGCTGGGCCTGGAGCGCGAGTCGTGA
- a CDS encoding maleate cis-trans isomerase produces MSDTDGLGILLPDDGPDDYEWLTLSEGGHDLPRLALGRVASDGHHAPAALRALGEVTRLAPVGERLVEEAEVSALVWACTSASFIGGLGWAQAQRAGLEARLGVPVTSTALAFLEALDGLGHVRVDLLSPYPDDVTLRLVSFLREGGIGVVHGKALDCPYAADSHRTDIREEVRRFAARHPDTARPLLIPDTAIDTLAVREALVQEAGREVLTANQVTLWAGLRRLAGAWRVPALLGPLAER; encoded by the coding sequence ATGAGCGATACCGATGGCCTGGGCATCCTGCTGCCCGATGACGGGCCGGATGACTACGAGTGGCTCACCCTGTCCGAGGGCGGCCACGATCTGCCGCGCCTGGCGCTCGGGCGAGTGGCGAGCGACGGCCACCATGCGCCGGCCGCCCTGCGGGCGCTGGGCGAGGTGACGCGCCTCGCCCCGGTGGGCGAGCGGCTGGTGGAGGAGGCCGAGGTGAGCGCCCTGGTCTGGGCCTGCACCAGCGCCAGCTTCATCGGCGGGCTCGGCTGGGCCCAGGCGCAGCGCGCCGGCCTCGAGGCTCGGCTGGGGGTGCCGGTGACCAGCACGGCGCTGGCATTTCTTGAGGCCCTCGACGGCCTCGGGCACGTGCGGGTCGACCTGCTGAGCCCCTACCCGGACGACGTTACCCTGCGACTGGTGAGCTTCCTGCGCGAGGGCGGGATCGGCGTGGTCCACGGCAAGGCGCTGGACTGCCCCTACGCCGCGGACTCGCACCGTACCGACATCCGCGAGGAGGTGCGCCGCTTCGCCGCCCGCCACCCCGACACCGCGCGGCCGCTGCTGATTCCCGATACCGCCATCGACACCCTGGCGGTGCGCGAGGCGCTGGTCCAGGAGGCCGGCCGCGAGGTGCTCACCGCCAACCAGGTGACCCTCTGGGCCGGCCTCCGGCGGCTCGCTGGCGCGTGGCGGGTGCCGGCGCTGCTCGGGCCGCTGGCCGAGCGCTGA
- a CDS encoding gamma-glutamylcyclotransferase, translated as MHTPALAVTRTPLVAVYGTLKRGLRNHHWLDGAAYLGEDRLTEATLYDLGPYPGARLEPSRGITVEVFRVDARLLAGLDRLEDYRVRTPREGDYDRLVQATAFGPAWLYLYNRPVAGYPVIREGAWWPR; from the coding sequence ATGCACACTCCGGCCCTGGCCGTGACCCGCACGCCGCTGGTCGCCGTCTACGGCACCCTGAAGCGCGGCCTGCGCAACCATCACTGGCTCGACGGCGCCGCCTACCTGGGCGAGGACCGCCTCACCGAGGCCACGCTCTATGACCTGGGGCCCTACCCCGGCGCCAGGCTCGAGCCCTCCCGGGGCATCACGGTCGAAGTCTTCCGGGTCGATGCCCGGCTGCTGGCCGGGCTCGACCGCCTGGAGGACTACCGGGTGCGCACGCCGCGGGAAGGCGACTACGATCGCCTCGTCCAGGCGACCGCGTTCGGGCCGGCCTGGCTCTATCTCTACAACCGCCCGGTCGCGGGCTATCCGGTGATCCGCGAGGGCGCCTGGTGGCCCCGCTAG